The genome window CCAAACGGGGCCGCCACCGCTACCACCGCCACCGTTTCCGTATAAGCGTTTTGGTGCTCTTTTAAAAGCATTGGTTGTATCCAATATCGGGTACGATTCCAAAGAGTCAGGAATGCTTGTTATTTTACTCGCTGCTTTTAAAGTGGTATCAATAACCAATGCCATAAAAGGAAATGCTGCAGGTCCGCTAATAATATCGGCAGGAATAGTGTTGGCTAAGTTTTGCAAATAAATAGTATCACCTTGTTGTTTACCGGTGCAGTTAACCAACATTTCCATTCTTTCGCCCGGTGCTATTATGATCGATTGCATAGGGAATGCTTTGGGTGTATAACCACCATCAGTAGCTACCAGCCACATGCTGTCGTTTGGATTGCTAACAGGTGCTATGCTATCGTTAATACCTAAACTAAGCGAGCTGATAGGTGAACCATTTAAAAAGCGCAAACGAACTACTTCGTTAGGTACATGCATGGCTCCGTATAAAAGACCATTTACCATTAAGTAATTACCGGGGCCCGGACGTGAGTTAGCTACCATTGATGTAGCTACATGATTGGTAAAATTAAACTTTTTTTCTTGTACAACTATCGGGAAATCGTTTACACCATAATCGTGCGGTAACTTGTTTTTTACTGCATCGGTAGGGCTTTCTATAATAATCATACCCGCTAAACCCATTGCCACCTGCATAGTAGTACTATCCATTAAATGTGAGTGGTACCAAACGGTTTGTATCGGGTCTATTATTTTAAAGCTGGGAACCACCGGCATATCCCACATGCTGTTCGATTCAATTATTTCATGTGGACCACCATCCATGTTTGAAGGTAAGTTTAACCCATGAAAGTGCATGGTGGTTCTTTGGGTCATGTTGTTAAACGCATTGATAGTTACTTGTTGCCCTTGTTGCCAAAACATAGTGGGGCCTAAGTAGCTAATATTGTTACTATCCATTTGGTTGTAACAAAAAGTGGGTACTGTTGCGTTGGTTGAGTCCGTTCCACCATTGGGGTTAAAGTTATGGTTAGCGCTGTCAATGCTAATATTAAAGGTGTTGGTGTTTCTGATGGCCGGTGGCGCATAAACTCTGTTGATGAATTTTTGTGCCGTAGTCATCTTGCTAATCAGTAAGATAAATACGAGTGTAGTGAGTACGTTTCTTTTCATAGTTTAATGTTTAAGTGTTTGTTTGAGGGCGCCAATATACTATTAAATAGTGTTGGCAAACAAGAGGGGAAATACTCTTTTTGAAGGGGGAAATACTCTTTTTATGCACAGGTTATTATTAAAAGTTGTTTATGCCATTGCAGGCGTCCTCGCCTGCAATCTTTTCTTTTCTTATTTCGATACTTTTTGCATTGCCAAAAAAGTATCCAAAAACGCTTTAGGTTGTTGGTCGGGAGACACAACAACGGCAAAATGCTTCTCCCCGCAGGCCTGATGCACGGCCCGCTCCCGTCCCGATAACTATCGGGAGCTATCGGGATTCGTCTGGCCTGCGCTCGCCTCCTTTTTATAATTATGGTTTATGATATTTAAAAAAACACTGGCTTGCTTGTTGGTCGGGAGACACAACAAGGGACAGAAGTGGGAGGCTTGCTTCCGATAAATTTA of Bacteroidota bacterium contains these proteins:
- a CDS encoding multicopper oxidase domain-containing protein; its protein translation is MKRNVLTTLVFILLISKMTTAQKFINRVYAPPAIRNTNTFNISIDSANHNFNPNGGTDSTNATVPTFCYNQMDSNNISYLGPTMFWQQGQQVTINAFNNMTQRTTMHFHGLNLPSNMDGGPHEIIESNSMWDMPVVPSFKIIDPIQTVWYHSHLMDSTTMQVAMGLAGMIIIESPTDAVKNKLPHDYGVNDFPIVVQEKKFNFTNHVATSMVANSRPGPGNYLMVNGLLYGAMHVPNEVVRLRFLNGSPISSLSLGINDSIAPVSNPNDSMWLVATDGGYTPKAFPMQSIIIAPGERMEMLVNCTGKQQGDTIYLQNLANTIPADIISGPAAFPFMALVIDTTLKAASKITSIPDSLESYPILDTTNAFKRAPKRLYGNGGGGSGGGPVWTIDSMPMDMELMNDTILVGTTEIWTIENKTNKAHPFHIHKVQFQVLDIDSAGIKQSVYNNTLPKHLMGYKDDVLIRAGTTLRFIAQFDHYGDTLMMHNQIDMMSGFMYHCHILTHEDSAMMHQFVVLDTASYNKVTGKHISIKESTLTEKANLAFYPNPAGNVLNIKGYTAGKGSIRFIDVLGRTIKEENIAAINGNTSIQVDDLPRGFVFVEYVSGNTRMVQKILLQ